The following are encoded together in the Rana temporaria chromosome 12, aRanTem1.1, whole genome shotgun sequence genome:
- the LOC120919320 gene encoding P2X purinoceptor 7-like, translating to MQDKFELSIHLNIYYVFQRAIIVSQLLESYASNANDQAFQDNPRAPITVLPFSASQSEDSPDERIGNTTWCRCDSCIPMPTQIESVCCRELPIVEANIPEGLNCMTAAPVFITQFTTQTPVYIVYMAIHQQERPLIDADNNRRLRKTAYRAFIGWIYGFLGKGNRKVIPSCVVNSIREAFPDPNGSYVGFMYSDDYDASQMAFH from the exons ATGCAGGATAAATTTGAATTATCTATTCATCtaaatatttattatgtatttcaGAGAGCTATAATAGTTTCTCAGTTACTAGAGAGCTATGCTTCCAATGCTAATGACCAGGCATTCCAGGATAATCCACGGGCACCAATAACTGTTCTACCATTTTCTGCTTCTCAAAGTGAAGACAGTCCTGACGAGAGGATAGGAAACACAACATGGTGTCGGTGTGATTCTTGTATCCCAATGCCTACACAGATTGAATCTGTTTGCTGTAGAGAACTTCCAATAGTTGAAGCAAATATTCCAGAGGGATTGAATTGCATGACAGCAGCCCCTGTCTTCATAACACAATTTACAACACAGACACCTGTTTACATCGTTTACATGGCAATCCACCAACAAGAAAGACCTCTAATTGATGCAGACAACAATAG gcgaCTAAGGAAAACTGCATATCGTGCTTTTATTGGGTGGATTTATGGCTTTCTTGGGAAAGGCAACCGGAAAGTCATCCCATCTTGTGTTGTCAATTCGATTAGAGAGGCATTTCCAGATCCAAATGGGTCATATGTTGGTTTCATGTACTCAGATGATTACGACGCCTCCCAAATGGCATTCCATTAA